In Podospora pseudopauciseta strain CBS 411.78 chromosome 3, whole genome shotgun sequence, one genomic interval encodes:
- the RPS8A gene encoding ribosomal protein S8A (EggNog:ENOG503NWB7; COG:J): MGISRDSRHKRSHTGAKRAFYRKKRAFELGRQPANTRIGAKRIHTVRTRGGNHKYRALRLDSGNFAWASEGTTRKTRVIVVAYHPSNNELVRTNTLTKSAVVQIDAAPFRQWYEAHYGQPLGRRRQQKQGQTVEEVKKSKSVEKKQAARFAAGGKVDPALEKQFEAGRLYAVIASRPGQSGRADGYILEGEELAFYQRKIHHK, encoded by the exons ATGGGTATCTCTCGTGACTCTCGGCATAAGCGCTCCCACACCGGTGCCAAGCGGGC TTTCTACC ggaagaagagagcCTTCGAGCTTGGTCGCCAGCCCGCCAACACCCGTATCGGTGCCAAGCGCATCCACACCGTCCGCACCCGCGGTGGTAACCACAAGTACCGCGCTCTTCGTCTCGACTCTGGTAACTTTGCCTGGGCTTCCGAGGGTACCACCCGCAAGACCCGTGTCATCGTTGTCGCCT ACCACCCTTCCAACAACGAGCTTGTCCGCACCAACACCCTGACCAAGTCCGCCGTCGTCCAGATCGATGCCGCTCCTTTCCGTCAGTGGTACGAGGCCCACTATGGCCAACCCCTCGGCCGTAGACGCCAGCAGAAGCAGGGTCAGACCGTTGAGGAGGTAAAGAAGTCCAAGTCTgttgagaagaagcaggcTGCCCGCTTCGCCGCCGGTGGCAAGGTCGACCCCGCTCTCGAGAAGCAGTTCGAGGCCGGTCGTCTCTACGCCGTCATCGCCTCCCGCCCCGGCCAGTCCGGCCGTGCCGATGGCTACATCCTCGAGGGTGAGGAGCTCGCTTTCTACCAGCGCAAGATCCACCACAAGTAA
- a CDS encoding hypothetical protein (EggNog:ENOG503P9GP) — protein MKMRVSTFCQLAFFGISVEGLAFPGPQPTGVIAVEDGLGWTPKPTEAPAVNVLLRRQNGRPSNYIAAPDNTCGYLDGNKRDPLTCPDEQQCIFITASGRSPAGVGCCGNGGCNFHTACLDRKDLKDCDEDCQADPQILKWHVALREMISAFGKQLCNTISYELGAVDYYCSIFRQRSIEEADTTHVGQKTRTMSTITPSRTSTRRTTTAVRSSSSSSQSSGSSSSSETETETSATDRSLETASSSVDTAPAATSSNAAAVVPAESSSSNAGAIAGGVIGAIGAIALIAFAFIFFRRRKKEQEGQTQIPDGPPQPPMYQQPSAQPPSQPPSQPQTYQQSAPPPQQSTYAYSQATTYQQSSYQPSQYEQQQPSAYQQQQPSAYQQQQPSDYQQQLPPQPVPVVSPFSDPPRQHQSQSETPSFTSISSSSAASAIPPPLKLSSATTSPYLQQATPAQFSPLSGTTIAALATIPDMQKSAHHNHPPPEKSPNYYPAPSPMSTPAASPRFSFDGIPPAPQPLQPYRPESAAYPNQPQYQPRQYKPFVPQTSATYMPSANDTMDSPVSAYNALPVSPVSALGSHPMDDIPVVLATATAGTRRQPSVRRVSGEKSGAVPLVLQPGLGAQRFAPGTVKQVTVQRGMSRRGQNPKSPSPVQQQEGQQPTQSPVVLPAQPNQPQAPIGAEDKNQQEKQPQVNDQEVQKPDQEVTQEKEPQQTRNVAAATS, from the exons atgaagatgagggtATCTACTTTTTGTCAGCTCGCCTTCTTTGGCATTTCGGTCGAGGGACTGGCCTTTCCAGGTCCCCAGCCAACCGGTGTCATTGCCGTGGAAGACGGTCTTGGGTGGACGCCGAAACCAACAGAAGCTCCGGCTGTGAACGTGCTGCTGCGACGTCAGAATGGCAGGCCTTCAAACTACATCGCCGCTCCCGATAACACTTGCGGCTATCTCGACGGCAACAAAC GTGACCCATTGACCTGCCCGGACGAACAGCAATGTATCTTCATCACGGCTTCAGGCAGATCTCCGGCTGGAGTAGGCTGCTGCGGCAATGGAGGCTGCAACTTCCACACAGCCTGTCTGGACAGGAAGGACCTCAAGGACTGTGATGAGGATTGCCAGGCGGATCCTCAAATCCTCAAGTGGCATGTAGCATTACGTGAGATGAT TTCGGCGTTCGGAAAGCAACTGTGCAACACCATCAGCTATGAGCTTGGAGCAGTCGACTATTACTGCAGTATCTTCAGGCAGAGAAGCATCGAGGAAGCTGATACGACTCATGTGGGCCAGAAGACGAGAACCATGTCTACCATCACTCCAAGCCGCACTTCAACTCGGCGCACAACCACTGCTgtcaggagcagcagcagttcaTCGCAGTCGTCAGGGTCGAGCTCGTCATCGGAGACGGAGACGGAAACGTCGGCTACGGATAGATCACTCGAGACAGCCTCATCCAGTGTCGATACCGCCCCCGCAGCCACTTCGTCCAATGCTGCCGCTGTGGTCCCGGCCGAGAGTTCTTCGTCCAACGCCGGTGCTATCGCGGGAGGTGTCATTGGTGCTATCGGAGCTATCGCGCTCATTGCGTTTGCATTCATTTTTTTCCGTCGCCGGAAGAAAGAGCAGGAAGGCCAGACGCAGATTCCGGACGggcctcctcaaccccccatgTATCAGCAGCCATCTGCGCAACCGCCATCTCAACCACCATCTCAACCGCAAACTTACCAGCAATCGGCTCCACCGCCACAACAGTCCACATACGCATACTCCCAAGCTACTACATATCAGCAATCTTCTTACCAGCCATCGCAAtatgagcagcagcaaccatcCGCCtaccaacagcagcaaccatCAGCTtatcagcaacagcaaccatcGGATTACCAGCAACAACTGCCACCACAGCCTGTCCCGGTCGTGTCGCCCTTCTCAGACCCTCCGCGCCAACACCAAAGCCAGTCCGAAACACCTTCTTTTACCTCGATTTCTTCATCGTCTGCAGCATCCGCCATCCCGCCGCCACTCAAGCTTTCTTCTGCTACGACATCGCCCTATCTGCAACAAGCAACCCCGGCTCAATTTTCTCCTCTCTCTGGTACCACCATCGCCGCTCTAGCCACCATCCCCGATATGCAAAAGTCGGCTCATCATAACCACCCCCCGCCTGAGAAATCGCCAAACTACTACCCAGCTCCGAGCCCCATGTCGACACCAGCCGCTTCTCCACGGTTCTCTTTTGACGGTATCCCTCCAGCGCCCCAGCCTCTCCAGCCGTACCGACCGGAGTCTGCTGCCTATCCGAACCAGCCACAGTATCAGCCCAGGCAGTACAAGCCCTTCGTTCCCCAAACCAGCGCAACTTACATGCCCAGCGCCAATGACACCATGGACTCGCCGGTGTCCGCTTATAACGCACTACCAGTGAGCCCCGTCTCAGCATTGGGATCCCACCCCATGGACGACATACCTGTGGTTTTGGCGACCGCAACGGCAGGGACAAGGAGGCAGCCGAGCGTGAGGAGAGTAAGCGGGGAGAAGAGTGGTGCCGTACCGCTTGTTTTGCAACCTGGTCTGGGAGCGCAAAGATTTGCCCCTGGCACTGTGAAGCAGGTTACAGTCCAGAGGGGTATGTCTAGACGTGGTCAGAATCCAAAGTCGCCTTCGCCAGTGCAGCAGCAAGAGGGACAGCAGCCAACCCAGAGCCCGGTCGTGTTGCCGGCTCAGCCAAATCAGCCCCAAGCACCAATAGGGGCGGAGGACAAGAATCAGCAGGAAAAGCAACCCCAGGTTAACGATCAAGAGGTCCAGAAACCAGATCAGGAGGTGACACAGGAGAAAGAGCCACAACAAACTAGGAACGTTGCGGCTGCTACGTCATAA
- the rhp57 gene encoding DNA repair protein rhp57 (EggNog:ENOG503NY37; COG:L), giving the protein MTDLLRVLPEFPVKQFGGLISALESRGYTTADLLILDPAEIETRTKLPNVKRLCDAILNALHTDLGVADPPPPPLQQQQQQQQQHDDVQSNIEPPPHHHHETSHLKHTADTLSSQWITISTLDPHLDLALGGGIPTGHITEITGESAAGKTQFLLTLLLAVQLPPPHGLSRPALYISTEAPLSTRRLSQMITENPLFSTLPRSARPTLDKIISTTTPDLESQDHILTYQAPVEIARRNVGLLIIDSVAANYRAEFERPTANSNLSSNMGARTNELIKLGMHLKDLAEKYNLAVVVSNQVADRFSGTGGLKTPAPVPPKTPASSLKAPFPHVLGKQSQESPLASRSRPAGAIPIPPPPPPPQPQLNPEFPDPEVEINAHPALSLDHQQKWFTGWGDNPSLDYPLKTPSLGLVWSTQISGRIALFRRPVNYGYGDHVGAVEGMGAMKGWRRWMKVVWGVNAPASDVSGRGGKKKGGGPVEFEVWKGGVRVVDAGED; this is encoded by the coding sequence ATGACAGACCTGCTGCGAGTCCTACCAGAATTCCCAGTCAAACAGTTTGGCGGCCTCATCTCAGCCCTCGAGTCACGCGGgtacaccaccgccgacctCCTGATCCTAGATCCTGCTGAAATAGAAACCAGAACCAAGCTGCCAAATGTGAAGCGATTATGTGATGCCATCTTGAACGCCCTACACACCGATCTTGGTGTTGCagatccaccaccaccaccattacaacaacaacaacaacaacaacaacaacacgacGATGTACAGTCCAACAttgaaccaccaccacatcatcaccatgaaACCAGTCACCTAAAGCACACGGCTgacaccctctcctctcaATGGATCACAATCAGCACCCTCGACCCCCACCTGGACCTCGCCCTCGGGGGCGGCATTCCCACCGGCCACATCACCGAAATCACGGGTGAATCCGCCGCCGGCAAAACCCaattcctcctcaccctcctccttgccgtgcaactcccccctccccacggCCTCTCCCGGCCAGCTCTCTACATCAGCACCGAAGCCCCCCTCTCAACCCGCCGCCTCTCCCAAATGATCACCGAAAACCCATTGTTTTCCACCCTCCCACGGTCTGCCCGCCCAACCCTCGACAAAATaatcagcaccaccacccccgaccTCGAATCCCAAGACCACATCCTCACCTACCAAGCCCCGGTGGAAATCGCCCGCCGCAACGTCGGCCTCTTGATCATCGACTCAGTAGCAGCCAACTACCGCGCCGAATTCGAGCGCCCCACCGCCaactccaacctctcctcgaACATGGGCGCGAGGACCAACGAGCTCATCAAGTTGGGAATGCACCTCAAGGATTTAGCAGAAAAGTACAACCtcgcggtggtggtctccAACCAAGTAGCCGATCGTTTCTCAGGCACCGGCGGGCTCAAGACACCTGCTCCTGTCCCCCCCAAGACACCAGCTTCATCACTCAAGGCACCTTTCCCACATGTGTTGGGGAAACAATCACAGGAGTCACCGTTGGCATCAAGATCCCGACCGGCGGGGGCAATACCaatcccaccgccaccgccaccgccacagCCGCAGTTAAACCCCGAGTTTCCCGATCCAGAAGTTGAGATTAACGCTCATCCTGCGTTATCGCTAGATCACCAGCAAAAGTGGTTTACCGGCTGGGGTGACAACCCATCGCTGGACTACCCGTTGAAGACGCCGAGTTTGGGGCTTGTCTGGTCGACGCAGATATCCGGGAGGATAGCGCTGTTCAGGAGGCCGGTTAATTATGGGTATGGGGATCATGTTGGGGCtgtggaggggatgggggcgatgaaggggtggaggaggtggatgaaggttgtttggggggttAATGCGCCGGCTTCTGATGTcagtgggaggggtggcaagaagaagggaggggggccggtggagtttgaggtttggaaggggggtgtgAGGGTTGTTGATGCGGGGGAGGATTAG
- the rpc2 gene encoding DNA-directed RNA polymerase III complex subunit Rpc2 (COG:K; EggNog:ENOG503NV5Y), which produces MPSAAVDDGFEALLEPFYNGKRLTDPINTKQDKYQLLPAFLKVKGLVKQHIDSYNYFVEEDIKKIVEANRVIRCDQEPSFWLEFTDIRVGKPTRNENSQLQWQSSTTVSPMECRLRDATYAAPVVVDIAYPKNGVRNIRKNVQLCRIPVMLKSSKCYLNGANNARMEELNECPLDPGGYFIVGGTEKVILIQEQLSKNRVIVEKDDKGGVQASVTSSTHERKSKTYVVLKKDRILLTHNILVEAIPIVIVLKALGGLSDYDIMELVAGGDSRYQDDFLINFEDAAKAGVYTQQQALEYVGARVKMGGPKKPSPKFSAGPRRNPIEEGLDALSNLIVAHVTVKDLDFYPKTIYIAMMVRRILMAVHNPELVDDRDFVGNKRLELAGQLLSLLFEDLLKGFIGQLKANMEHFFKRPNRTSAYDPIGPIGSYGTMITQGLNRAIQSGNWTVKRFGMNRAGVTHVLSRLSYIAALGMMTRISSQFEKTRKVSGPRALQPSQWGMLCTSDTPEGEACGLVKNLALMTHITTEAGEEKVKKCVSTLIEGIRLIEECSGTEMHEENAFIIHVNGTPYALTLDAAAFTKRFKQFRRRGVLSAFIGIHTSHATASIHIATDEGRICRPYIIVENGKSMLEAAHLDLLRHKKATFEDFLKKGVLEYLDVNEENDALIAVHESDINDQTTHLEIEPFTILGAVAGLIPFPHHNQSPRNTYQCAMGKQAIGFIAYNQQNRIDTLHYTLVYPQRPMVITKTIQLIHYDKLPAGQNATVVVMSYSGYDIEDALVLNKASCDRGFGRCQVFKKYTTELLQYPNRNKDRLGGVQRDEDGKAKDRHAVLDNDGLATPGMKMKDGDIMIMKETPVDQTSTNIGEDRKITEFRPCPISYKIKDPAIVDKVVITTKESGTPLLKVRTRQTRRPELGDKFSSRHGQKGVVGIIVDQEDLPFSDKGLTPDIIMNPHGFPSRMTVGKLFECLTGKASVVAGRREYGFGDAFRSHPVEEMGKVLIEHGFSWEGKDYFTSGITGEPHEAYLFNGPIFYQRLKHMVADKMHSRSRGPRAVLTRQPTEGRSRDGGLRLGEMERDCLIAYGASQLLLERLMYSSDVTKVDVCERCGLMGYKGYCQTCKTTSNVTKMNMPYAAKLLLQELISMNVGVRMQLEDQFPHPR; this is translated from the coding sequence ATGCCTTCGGCAGCCGTCGACGATGGCTTCGAGGCTCTGCTGGAGCCCTTCTACAACGGCAAACGGCTCACGGatcccatcaacaccaagcagGACAAGTACCAGCTGCTGCCCGCCTTCCTCAAGGTCAAGGGGCTGGTAAAGCAGCACATCGACTCGTACAACTACTttgtcgaggaggacatCAAGAAGATCGTCGAGGCCAACCGAGTGATCCGATGCGACCAGGAGCCCAGCTTCTGGCTCGAGTTCACCGACATCCGCGTCGGCAAGCCCACGAGAAATGAAAACTCGCAGCTCCAGTGGCAGAGCTCGACAACCGTGTCGCCCATGGAGTGCCGTCTTCGCGATGCTACCTATGCCGCCCCCGTCGTTGTCGATATCGCCTACCCCAAGAACGGCGTCAGAAATATCCGCAAAAATGTCCAGCTCTGCCGCATCCCCGTCATGCTCAAGAGCTCCAAGTGCTACCTCAACGGTGCCAATAAtgcgaggatggaggagctCAACGAGTGTCCTCTGGATCCGGGTGGCTACTTTATTGTCGGCGGCACAGAAAAGGTCATTTTGATTCAGGAACAGCTCAGCAAGAACCGTGTGATTGTGGAAAAGGACGACAAGGGTGGCGTGCAGGCCTCGGTCACCAGTTCTACCCACGAACGCAAGTCCAAGACCTACGTCGTTCTCAAGAAGGACCGCATCCTTCTCACCCACAACATTCTCGTCGAGGCGATTCCCATTGTGATCGTTCTCAAGGCCCTCGGGGGACTGTCTGACTACGACATCATGGAGCTGGTGGCGGGAGGAGACTCCAGATACCAAGATGACTTTCTCATCAACTTTGAGGACGCAGCAAAGGCTGGCGTCTACACGCAGCAACAGGCGCTGGAATATGTAGGTGCCAGAGTCAAGATGGGTGGCCCGAAAAAGCCAAGCCCCAAGTTCTCTGCTGGACCACGGCGCAACCCCATCGAGGAAGGCTTGGATGCCCTCTCCAACCTGATTGTGGCCCATGTCACCGTCAAGGACCTGGACTTTTATCCCAAGACCATTTACATCGCCATGATGGTGCGGCGCATCCTGATGGCCGTTCACAATCCCGAGCTGGTCGACGACCGTGATTTCGTCGGCAACAAGCGTTTGGAGTTGGCCGGCCAGCTGCTGTCTTTGCTATTCGAGGATCTGCTCAAAGGATTTATTGGGCAACTCAAGGCGAACATGGAGCACTTTTTCAAGAGACCCAACCGCACGTCAGCTTATGACCCCATCGGTCCCATCGGCTCTTATGGTACAATGATCACCCAAGGGCTGAACCGGGCCATTCAGAGCGGGAATTGGACAGTCAAGCGTTTCGGTATGAATCGGGCCGGCGTCACACACGTTCTCAGTCGTCTGAGCTATATTGCTGCCCTCGGCATGATGACTAGAATCAGCAGTCAGTTCGAAAAGACACGAAAGGTATCGGGTCCCAGAGCCCTCCAGCCCTCGCAGTGGGGTATGTTGTGCACATCCGACACACCTGAAGGCGAGGCCTGTGGTCTGGTCAAGAACTTGGCGCTCATGACACATATCACCACCGAggcaggagaagaaaaggtcAAGAAGTGCGTCTCAACATTGATCGAGGGCATCCGGCTTATCGAGGAGTGCAGCGGCACAGAGATGCATGAAGAAAACGCCTTCATCATTCACGTAAACGGCACGCCGTATGCTCTGACCCTTGACGCGGCGGCCTTCACCAAGAGGTTCAAGCAGTTCCGTCGCCGCGGCGTGCTGTCGGCCTTTATTGGGATTCACACCAGTCATGCCACAGCCTCGATCCACATCGCCACCGATGAAGGGCGCATCTGTCGGCCATACATCATTGTCGAGAACGGAAAGTCCATGCTGGAGGCAGCACATCTGGATCTTCTCCGGCACAAGAAGGCCACATTTGAGGACTTCTTGAAGAAGGGTGTGCTGGAATATCTGGATGTGAATGAGGAAAATGACGCGCTGATTGCCGTCCACGAGTCGGACATCAACGACCAGACAACTCATCTGGAAATCGAGCCATTCACCATTCTGGGCGCAGTTGCGGGCCTCATTCCGttccctcaccacaaccagTCGCCCCGTAACACCTACCAATGCGCCATGGGCAAGCAAGCGATAGGCTTCATCGCATACAACCAGCAAAACCGCATCGATACTCTTCACTACACGCTCGTGTATCCTCAACGACCCATGgtcatcaccaagaccaTTCAACTCATCCATTACGACAAGCTCCCTGCTGGCCAAAACGCCACGGTTGTCGTCATGTCGTACTCGGGGTACGATATTGAAGACGCCCTTGTGCTCAACAAGGCATCCTGCGATCGAGGATTCGGTCGCTGCCAGGTGTTCAAGAAGTACACGACCGAGCTCCTACAGTACCCCAACCGAAACAAGGACCGACTTGGTGGCGTGCAACGCGATGAAGACGGCAAGGCCAAGGATCGACATGCGGTGCTTGACAATGATGGTCTCGCTACTCCTGGAATGAAAATGAAGGACGGCGATATCATGATCATGAAGGAGACCCCGGTCGACCAGACGTCAACAAACATTGGTGAGGATCGGAAAATCACCGAGTTCCGTCCCTGTCCCATCAGCTACAAGATCAAGGATCCAGCCATTGTCGACAAGGtggtcatcaccaccaaggagAGCGGCACGCCGCTGCTGAAGGTCCGGACCAGACAAACACGCCGACCAGAGCTTGGTGACAAGTTTTCGTCTCGTCACGGCCAgaagggtgttgttggtatCATTGTGGACCAAGAGGACCTGCCCTTCTCCGACAAGGGTCTGACGCCCGATATCATCATGAACCCCCACGGCTTCCCATCGCGTATGACTGTCGGCAAGTTGTTTGAGTGCTTGACCGGCAAGGCGTCCGTCGTGGCAGGAAGGCGGGAGTACGGCTTTGGTGATGCCTTCCGGTCTCATCCGGTGGAAGAGATGGGCAAGGTGTTGATCGAGCACGGCTTCTCGTGGGAGGGCAAGGATTACTTCACATCCGGCATCACGGGCGAGCCCCACGAGGCCTATCTTTTCAACGGGCCCATCTTTTACCAGCGCCTCAAGCACATGGTGGCAGACAAGATGCACTCTCGCTCTCGCGGCCCGCGCGCGGTCCTCACACGTCAGCCCACCGAGGGTCGTTCGCGTGACGGTGGTTTGCGTTTGGGAGAAATGGAGCGTGATTGCCTGATTGCCTACGGCGCCTCGCAGCTGTTGCTGGAACGGTTGATGTACAGCTCTGACGTTACCAAGGTGGACGTCTGCGAGCGGTGTGGTCTGATGGGCTACAAGGGGTACTGCCAGACTTGCAAGACGACGAGCAATGTCACCAAGATGAACATGCCGTACGCTgccaagctgctgctgcaggaGCTGATTTCTATGAATGTGGGGGTCAGGATGCAGCTGGAGGACCAGTTTCCCCATCCTCGGTGA